In one Fusarium keratoplasticum isolate Fu6.1 chromosome 5, whole genome shotgun sequence genomic region, the following are encoded:
- a CDS encoding Defect at low temperature protein 1, with amino-acid sequence MASPQSHRRLVASIIYRTLYFLLYVILLGLLIATPVDAIQRSFRNRQVYNIWILIAAYVFTILVVTFVFFTRLYINKTELDSIPKGWVPIEKGDLRSAVYKVVHLGLGRSASIAFESRPRLQTDDIPDDETVETRVKLGFDGPSGPAEELVVTIPRRRPVWGDIEHYGWASPNAPDLPNLEYTTVFSELPNLIEGKALTLAPPDPTSQANPPLLDADAVALLQRTANMSLRDYMVHLAELGVLEMDANTTKFLTHYEYARFSTRPISNAQFKELMHLFAEILRGMEPFDPDILDGGQEEDEDTSSPSSAGGDDMASDPGTPRSNLTLSEVASISSSTRRARRQPSTNTWNVYRTAPNSMRSGISGPGPISRKSSSNSLAMSRRHYPLSQPSTSSLRSKSSNSSGSVIRLATRRDSTDLPYVLTLRDTTGSY; translated from the coding sequence ATGGCGTCTCCCCAGTCTCACCGACGCCTTGTGGCCTCCATCATATATCGCACCCTCTACTTTCTTCTCTATGTCATACTCCTCGGCCTGCTGATAGCTACTCCCGTCGATGCTATCCAGCGCTCCTTCAGGAACCGCCAAGTCTACAACATCTGGATCCTCATCGCCGCATACGTCTtcaccatcctcgtcgtcacctTTGTCTTCTTCACCCGCCTCTACATCAATAAGACCGAGTTGGACTCGATACCGAAGGGATGGGTTCCAATAGAAAAGGGCGATCTTCGCTCCGCCGTTTACAAAGTGGTTCACCTGGGTCTCGGCCGCAGCGCTTCGATCGCATTTGAATCTCGACCCCGACTTCAAACCGACGACATCCCTGACGACGAGACTGTCGAGACGAGGGTGAAGCTAGGATTTGATGGACCTTCAGGACCTGCAGAGGAGCTGGTGGTTACGattcctcgtcgacgacctGTCTGGGGAGATATTGAGCACTATGGCTGGGCATCACCAAACGCGCCCGACTTGCCCAACCTGGAATACACAACCGTCTTCTCGGAGCTCCCCAATCTCATCGAAGGCAAGGCGCTGACCTTGGCCCCTCCCGACCCGACATCTCAGGCGAACCCACCCTTACTCGATGCAGATGCTGTTGCGCTCCTGCAGCGGACAGCCAACATGAGCCTACGCGACTACATGGTGCATCTTGCGGAACTAGGGGTACTCGAGATGGACGCAAACACTACCAAATTTCTCACACATTACGAATACGCACGCTTCTCTACCAGACCCATTTCCAATGCTCAGTTTAAGGAGCTCATGCACCTCTTTGCCGAGATCTTGCGTGGGATGGAGCCTTTTGACCCGGATATTCTCGACGGCGgccaagaggaggatgaggacacTTCGTCTCCGTCTAGTGCCGGCGGTGATGATATGGCTTCGGATCCTGGCACCCCTCGCAGCAACTTGACTCTTTCAGAGGTAGCAAGCATTAGCAGCTCAACCCGACGAGCCAGACGACAACCATCCACGAATACTTGGAACGTCTACCGCACCGCCCCCAACAGCATGAGGAGCGGAATCTCAGGGCCAGGACCTATATCTCGAAagtccagcagcaacagccttgCTATGAGTCGGCGTCACTACCCCCTAAGCCAgccgtcaacctcgagccTCCGATCCAAGTCGTCGAATAGCTCAGGTTCGGTGATCCGCCTGGCTACTCGACGCGACTCTACAGACCTGCCATACGTGCTCACTCTAAGAGACACGACAGGCAGTTATTAA
- a CDS encoding T-SNARE coiled-coil-like proteiny domain-containing protein yields MSFDLESGRGGGYTDDPAFKELQYNLKSKLQSLLNSNRKLANDVNVLGTKKDTPRLRERVHNSMEKTREMCREIGEGVKRLQTWDDLTKQQKYEQTKVSSDFQAALQEFQGLQRRALEKERASVTAARAAQEAEPGQAGAPSDTQLEQLQQQQQISQLAQQDEVDFQEALIIEREEEIRNIEQGVGDLNVLFRQVAQIVDEQGEQLGSIADNVENIRDDTRQADVENRQAARYQKAARNKSCCLLLILAVIMTIVILAIVLD; encoded by the exons ATGTCGTTTGATCTCGAGTCCGGCCGGGGCGGCGGCTACACCGACGACCCAGCCTTCAAGGAACTTCAATACAATCTCAAGAGCAAGTTGCAGTCGCTTCTCAACAGCAACCGAAAGCTCGCCAACGATGTCAACGTTCTGGGAACCAAGAAGGATACTCCGCGCCTGCGGGAGCGGGTTCACAACAGCATGGAGAAGACGAGGGAGATGTGCCGCGAGATTGGCGAGGGCGTCAAGAGACTTCAGACCTGGGATGACCTGACA AAGCAACAAAAGTACGAGCAGACAAAGGTCTCGAGCGATTTCCAGGCCGCCCTCCAAGAGTTCCAGGGCCTGCAGCGACGAGCTCTGGAGAAGGAGCGCGCATCCGTCACCGCCGCCCGCGCCGCGCAAGAGGCCGAGCCCGGCCAAGCCGGTGCGCCGTCCGATACCCAGCTGGAGCAGCtacagcaacagcagcagatTTCGCAACTTGCGCAGCAGGACGAGGTTGACTTCCAGGAGGCCCTTATCATTGagcgcgaggaggagattcgCAATATCGAGCAGGGTGTCGGCGACCTGAACGTGCTCTTCCGACAGGTCGCGCAGATCGTCGATGAGCAGGGCGAGCAGCTTGGATCTATTGCGGATAACGTGGAGAATATCCGCGACGACACGCGACAGGCTGACGTCGAGAACCGACAAGCCGCGCGTTATCAGAAGGCAGCTCGCAACAAGAGCTGCTGCCTGCTGCTGATCTTGGCAGTTATTATGACGATTGTTATTCTGGCCATTGTCCTTGACTAG
- a CDS encoding GDP-Man:Man(3)GlcNAc(2)-PP-Dol alpha-1,2-mannosyltransferase, producing MSDDSFAAPADSPPIPSPPDSSNKKMSVVSGWVTLFLLIAIPLLGNALRNFLGWTLRKRTEGRRAHLLALMTEEDKTARANDPQGSSETKLVFDVDDDLKITLDKQKDWDGIVGFFHPFCNAGGGGERVLWAAIRATQDRWPNAKCVVYTGDHDVTKDAILSRVKHRFNIELHAPTITFLYLSKRDWVLASSWPHFTLLGQSIGSIILAWDAFSLLVPDVFVDTMGYAFALGLCKFLFPKVPTGAYVHYPTISTDMLESLDPNSAVGTQGVNAGKGVGAQGVAKKTYWQLFAVLYSWVGSTVDIVMTNSTWTQGHIQSLWGPYRTGKSKKDPIVVVYPPTAVREMEQEVEVSEESEKRREKAIVYLAQFRPEKNHQLIMQSFATFLKRKSEASKGARLILIGSVRDDHDSKRVYQLRILANELGIKNSVEFHLDASWSEILEWLRKAYIGVNGMWNEHFGIGVVEYQAAGLISVVHDSAGPKFDIVVPIDGEPTGFHATTEEEFADGYEKALSLPDPLAVRLRARESAKRFTEEEFAKKWTVQMARLVTLAR from the exons ATGTCCGACGACTCGTTTGCGGCGCCCGCGGACAGCCCGCCTATTCCATCGCCCCCCGATAGCTCCAACAAGAAGATGTCGGTTGTCTCGGGGTGGGTGACCCTGTTCCTCTTGATCGCCATACCTTTGCTTGGCAATGCACTACGAAACTTCCTCGGATGGACACTACGGAAGCGAACAGAGGGTCGTCGTGCCCACCTCCTGGCGCTCATGAcggaggaggacaagacagCCCGCGCGAACGATCCCCAAGGCAGCTCCGAAACGAAGCTCGTAttcgacgtcgacgatgaCCTCAAGATCACACTGGACAAGCAGAAGGATTGGGACGGTAttgttggcttcttccatccTTTCTG CAATGCCGGAGGCGGCGGGGAGCGAGTCCTATGGGCTGCTATTCGGGCGACGCAAGATCGATGGCCAAACGCAAAGTGTGTCGTCTACACGGGGGACCACGACGTTACAAAGGATGCTATTCTGTCTCGGGTCAAG CACAGGTTCAACATTGAGCTTCATGCTCCTACCATTACTTTCCTCTACCTTTCCAAGAGAGACTGGGTGCTCGCCTCTTCGTGGCCGCACTTTACTCTCCTGGGCCAGTCCATTGGCTCCATAATCCTCGCCTGGGACGCCTTCTCGCTGCTTGTCCCTGACGTCTTTGTCGACACCATGGGCTACGCATTTGCCCTCGGCCTCTGCAAGTTCCTCTTCCCCAAGGTTCCTACGGGAGCGTATGTGCACTATCCAACAATCTCGACCGATATGCTCGAGTCTCTAGACCCCAATTCGGCCGTGGGAACACAAGGCGTCAACGCTGGCAAAGGTGTTGGGGCGCAAGGTGTTGCGAAGAAGACTTACTGGCAGCTATTCGCCGTGCTCTACTCATGGGTTGGCTCGACTGTCGATATCGTAATGACCAACTCGACGTGGACTCAGGGGCACATTCAGAGTCTATGGGGCCCATACCGCACAggaaagagcaagaaggatCCAATCGTGGTGGTCTACCCCCCTACCGCTGTGCGAGAGATGGAACAAGAAGTCGAGGTGTCAGAGGAGAGTGAGAAGCGACGAGAAAAGGCCATTGTCTACCTGGCACAGTTCCGACCCGAGAAGAACCATCAACTCATTATGCAGTCCTTTGCCACATTCCTCAAGAGAAAGAGCGAAGCATCCAAGGGTGCGCGTCTGATCCTCATTGGGAGCGTAAGAGACGACCACGACTCGAAGCGTGTATACCAGCTACGCATCCTTGCCAACGAGCTGGGAATCAAGAACAGCGTCGAGTTCCACCTTGATGCCTCGTGGTCGGAGATTCTCGAGTGGCTGCGGAAGGCCTACATTGGCGTTAACGGCATGTGGAACGAGCACTTTGGTATTGGCGTCGTCGAGTATCAGGCTGCTGGGCTTATTTCTGTCGTTCACGATAGTGCTGGGCCAAAGTTTGATATCGTCGTGCCAATCGACGGCGAGCCAACTG GCTTCCACGCTACGACAGAAGAGGAGTTTGCGGATGGTTACGAAAAGGCCCTGTCGCTGCCTGATCCATTGGCAGTCCGCCTCAGGGCACGCGAGTCAGCAAAGAGGTTTACTGAGGAAGAGTTTGCCAAGAAGTGGACGGTTCAGATGGCGCGGTTGGTGACGCTTGCGAGGTAG
- a CDS encoding Glutathione hydrolase, whose protein sequence is MAGDATHEAACNYRGVNHVRRVFGVRRLCLLFAQYGLLAASPVNEEYLFRSEGGTKGAVASEARECSYIGRDLLARGGNAVDAMVGTTFCVGVIGMYHSGIGGGGFMLVRDEKGNYEAIDFRESAPAAAHENMYQGNVEGSIHGGLSVGVPGEVRGLEYAHKKYGKLPWKTVMQGAIKVANDGFRVNGDMNKFVSKLSTGKYNFLVEDPSWAEDFTQDGQLLREGDTITRPRYARTLQAIADHGSEAFYTGPIAESMIKTIQESNGTMTLEDLANYKVISRKVLHTEYKGYDVYGISSPAGGAVSLNILNTMDGYEDQSQDGNLTLHRYIEAMKFAYGARLRLGDPDFVDDVPDFEEEMLNSTTAEKIRSRIDPLTTQDIEKYDPSRIYSSNGHGTSHIVTADADGMAVSLTTTVNLIFGSLLMDNLTGVILNNEMNDFSIPGVPNEFGFAPAEENFIRPNKRPLSSCTPIIVSLKDGTLVAVIGAAGGSRIISSTTQVAWRILTSPSWSVKDAVREPRMHNQLLPNQLLLENRFSRWEVPGLRAKGHNITWVEEGLSAVQALTRDRDGVFDVAAESRQKNSGGFTL, encoded by the exons ATGGCAGGTGATGCGACTCACGAGGCCGCTTGCAACTACCGGGGGGTGAACCACGTCC GGCGTGTATTCGGCGTGAGGCGTTTATGCCTGCTCTTTGCTCAATATGGACTGTTGGCGGCCAGTCCCGTTAATGAGGAGTACCTGTTCCGTTCAGAAGGTGGTACCAAAGGCGCCGTGGCGTCCGAGGCTCGGGAGTGCAGCTACATAGGAAGGGATCTGCTCGCGCGTGGT GGAAATGCTGTTGATGCCATGGTCGGAACCACCTTTTGTGTCGGCGTCATTGGCATGTATCACTCGGGCATTGGCGGAGGTGGATTCATGCTCGTGCGGGATGAAAAGGGCAACTATGAAGCCATCGACTTTCGCGAGTCGGCTCCAGCCGCAGCCCACGAGAACATGTACCAGGGAAATGTCGAGGGAAGCATCCACGGAGGCTTGTCTGTCGGTGTACCTGGCGAGGTTCGGGGGTTGGAGTACGCTCACAAGAAATACGGT AAACTCCCATGGAAGACCGTCATGCAAGGGGCTATCAAGGTAGCCAATGATGGCTTCAGAG TCAATGGTGACATGAACAAGTTTGTGTCCAAATTGTCCACTGGAAAGTACAACTTTCTCGTGGAAGACCCTTCATGGGCCGAGGATTTCACTCAAGATG GCCAACTTCTCCGAGAAGGAGACACTATCACAAGGCCTCGATATGCACG CACTCTTCAGGCCATTGCCGACCATGGCTCTGAGGCCTTTTACACCGGCCCCATCG CCGAGAGCATGATCAAGACGATTCAAGAATCTAACGGCACAATGACACTCGAGGACCTCGCAAACTACAAGGTCATCTCCCGAAAGGTCCTACACACCGAGTACAAGGGCTACGACGTCTACGGCATCAGCTCCCCCGCGGGCGGCGCCGTCTccctcaacatcctcaacacTATGGACGGATACGAGGATCAGAGCCAGGATGGCAATCTTACACTGCACAGATACATCGAGGCAATGAAGTTTGCGTACGGGGCTCGGCTGCGGTTAGGCGATCCCGACTTCGTTGACGATGTGCCCGATTTTGAGGAAGAGATGCTCAACTCGACGACGGCTGAGAAGATTCGCAGCCGTATCGACCCCCTGACTACACAGGACATTGAGAAATATGATCCATCAAGGATCTACTCGTCCAATGGCCATGGAACCTCTCACATTGTCACGGCGGATGCTGACGGCATGGCTGTCTCCCTGACCACGACCGTCAACCTCATCTTTGGATCGCTCCTCATGGACAACCTCACCGGCGTCATCCT AAACAATGAGATGAACGACTTCTCTATCCCTGGCGTCCCCAACGAGTTCGGCTTCGCcccggccgaggagaacTTCATCCGCCCAAACAAGCGCCCCCTATCCTCGTGCACACCCATAATCGTCTCCCTCAAAGACGGTACTCTTGTAGCCGTCATCGGAGCCGCTGGCGGCTCCCGCATCATCTCGTCCACGACCCAAGTCGCCTGGCGCATCCTCACCTCGCCGTCGTGGAGCGTCAAAGACGCTGTGCGCGAGCCCAGGATGCACAATCAGTTGCTGCCTAACCAACTCCTCCTTGAAAATAGGTTCAGCCGCTGGGAAGTTCCCGGGCTGAGGGCCAAGGGGCACAACATTACCTGGGTTGAGGAGGGGTTGAGTGCGGTGCAGGCCCTCACAAGAGATAGAGACGGCGTGTTTGATGTTGCAGCCGAGTCGAGGCAGAAGAATAGCGGAGGCTTTACGTTGTAA
- a CDS encoding TRAM domain-containing protein has product MRLLRLLPLVSLTSRARPYNLRPFAAMATAQAEAAPAAMLNGHSQSNGHTEKPFNKRPNQQNNRQWKQKKTKRERNITEGSSEEVLKYDVEALLKMRAVEYGEGTENGVEVLPEEGTETEVEVLELSSTGEGLAMRPGSNQVYVVPFTVPGDLARVKVFRHVRRDNQTMADFISVVKPSPLRDDARISCKYFASCGGCQFQMLDYAEQLRLKRRVLEKAYQNFSNLDPAIVPTVQDTMGSPLQYGYRTKLTPHFDGPPGFRPSKRGKNPRVPFESCPDIGFMQKGRRKVLDIEDCPIGTSAVRLGMARERERMQSEFKDYKRGATLLLRENTQRLPKDSQDIPSELPPHTVRVDNEDTVDIKSCITDSKATTTEYIGPYTFTNPAGSFFQNNNSILPSFTTYVRDRILPPTGSGMEIKYLIDAYSGSGLFTITLSSLFQHSIGIDIAADSIAYASRNAALNGLNEDRCKFIAADAGELFKSVTYNRDETVVVLDPPRKGCDADFLGQLRKFGPRRVLYVSCNVHTQARDVGVLVRGEGEGERYEIESLRGFDFFPQTGHVEGVAILNRVDTKA; this is encoded by the coding sequence ATGAGACTACTGAGGCTTCTGCCACTCGTCTCTCTCACAAGCAGAGCGCGCCCTTACAATCTCCGCCCATTCGCAGCCATGGCGACCGCCCAGGCAGAGGCAGCACCCGCCGCCATGCTCAACGGCCACTCACAAAGCAACGGCCACACAGAAAAGCCCTTCAACAAGAGGCCCAACCAGCAGAACAATAGGCAGtggaagcagaagaagacaaagCGGGAGAGGAACATCACTGAAGGGTCGTCTGAGGAAGTCCTCAAGTATGACGTCGAGGCTCTGCTCAAGATGAGGGCGGTTGAGTATGGAGAGGGGACTGAGAATGGCGTCGAGGTTCTTCCGGAGGAGGGCACCGAGACTGAGGTTGAGGTGCTGGAGCTGTCGTCTACGGGAGAGGGTTTGGCTATGAGACCCGGTTCGAATCAGGTCTACGTTGTGCCCTTCACCGTGCCCGGCGACCTGGCGAGGGTCAAGGTATTCCGCCATGTGCGCCGCGACAACCAGACCATGGCCGATTTCATCTCCGTCGTCAAGCCCTCTCCTCTACGCGACGATGCCCGCATCAGCTGCAAGTACTTTGCTTCGTGCGGCGGCTGCCAGTTCCAGATGCTCGACTACGCGGAGCAGCTCCGCCTCAAGAGGCGTGTCCTCGAGAAGGCCTACCAGAACTTTTCCAACCTCGATCCTGCTATCGTACCCACTGTTCAAGACACCATGGGAAGCCCCCTGCAGTATGGATATCGCACCAAGTTGACGCCGCACTTTGACGGACCCCCTGGATTCCGTCCCAGCAAGAGAGGGAAGAACCCCCGCGTCCCCTTTGAGAGCTGCCCCGACATTGGATTCATGCAGAAGGGCCGTCGAAAGGTGTTGGATATCGAAGACTGCCCTATTGGCACCAGTGCCGTTCGTCTAGGTATGGCTAGGGAGAGGGAACGCATGCAGAGCGAGTTCAAGGACTATAAGCGCGGTGCTACCCTCCTCCTGCGAGAAAACACACAACGTCTGCCAAAGGACAGCCAAGATATACCCTCCGAACTACCCCCTCACACCGTCCGCGTCGACAACGAAGACACAGTCGACATCAAATCCTGCATCACCGACTCcaaggccaccaccaccgagtATATCGGCCCCTACACCTTCACCAACCCCGCCGGGTCCTTCTTCCAGAACAACAACTCCATCCTCCCATCCTTCACCACCTACGTCCGCGACCGCATCCTTCCCCCCACCGGCTCTGGCATGGAGATCAAGTACCTCATCGACGCCTACTCGGGATCTGGcctcttcaccatcacccTGTCATCCCTTTTCCAGCACTCTATTGGTATTGACATTGCCGCTGACTCGATCGCCTATGCAAGCCGCAACGCCGCCCTCAATGGCCTCAACGAGGATCGCTGCAAGTTCATCGCCGCCGACGCAGGCGAGCTTTTCAAGAGCGTGACGTACAATCGTGACGAGACTGTCGTCGTGCTTGACCCCCCTCGCAAGGGCTGCGACGCCGACTTTCTCGGCCAGCTACGCAAGTTTGGCCCCCGTCGCGTGCTCTACGTCAGCTGCAACGTGCACACTCAGGCCAGGGACGTGGGCGTCTTGGTccgcggcgagggcgagggtgagAGGTACGAGATTGAGAGTCTGAGGGGCTTTGACTTTTTCCCCCAGACTGGACATGTCGAGGGCGTTGCTATTCTCAACAGGGTTGATACCAAGGCATGA
- a CDS encoding General transcription and DNA repair factor IIH subunit TFB4, which translates to MDAVDVSEHYEVSTREDTPSLLTIVLDTNPRAWAAIGNVLPLSRAIANILVFVNAHLAFSNANQVALIAAHVDRAQWLYPTPPKPTRDASGDVSMKDAAPAQTSSANKFPQFAQIEAAVLDSVRKLMDQTTEADLATTTTQLSGALTLALCHINKAAQALCSPTANLEDSHKATTTAPPTVRGRILVISVSDSEPSQYIPTMNAVFAAAHAQVAIDTLSLTGDPTFLQQACFNTGGTYLAATHPQGLLTYLMFGLIADTEAREALVAPTHDTVDFRAACFCHGRVVDTGFVCSICLSIFCELPENSECLTCGTKLSLGNYGAKPAVVPRKKKKKRRIVNGGSREETGSATGTPRP; encoded by the coding sequence ATGGACGCCGTCGATGTTTCGGAGCACTACGAGGTCAGCACCCGCGAGGACACGCCCTCCCTCCTTACCATCGTCCTTGACACGAATCCGCGAGCATGGGCTGCCATCGGTAATGTCCTACCTTTGTCCAGGGCCATCGCAAATAtcctcgtctttgtcaacgCCCATCTCGCCTTCAGCAACGCCAACCAAGtcgccctcatcgccgcccACGTCGACCGCGCACAATGGCTCTACCCGACGCCGCCCAAGCCCACCCGCGATGCCTCGGGCGATGTATCTATGAAGGACGCCGCCCCGGCTCAGACGTCGTCGGCCAACAAGTTCCCCCAGTTTGCGCAGATCGAAGCTGCCGTCCTGGACTCTGTGAGGAAACTCATGGATCAGACGACCGAGGCTGACCTCGCCACCACCACGACACAACTATCAGGGGCATTAACGCTGGCCCTCTGCCACATCAACAAGGCTGCGCAAGCTCTCTGCTCGCCCACCGCCAACCTTGAGGACAGCCACAaggccaccaccacggcACCTCCCACCGTACGCGGCcgcatcctcgtcatctccgTGTCCGACTCGGAGCCTTCGCAATACATCCCTACCATGAACGCCGTTTTCGCCGCCGCCCACGCCCAGGTCGCCATCGATACCCTCTCCCTCACCGGCGACCCGACCTTTCTACAGCAGGCCTGCTTCAACACGGGCGGCACATACCTCGCCGCAACACATCCCCAGGGTCTGCTCACCTATCTCATGTTCGGCCTCATCGCCGATACAGAGGCTCGCGAGGCTCTCGTCGCGCCGACTCATGACACAGTCGACTTTCGCGCGGCGTGCTTCTGCCACGGCCGAGTTGTTGACACTGGCTTTGTCTGTTCCATCTGCCTCAGCATCTTTTGCGAGCTGCCAGAGAATTCCGAGTGCCTTACATGTGGCACGAAATTGTCGCTGGGCAACTACGGCGCCAAGCCCGCCGTCGTGCctcggaagaagaagaagaagcggagaATCGTCAACGGGGGTTCACGGGAAGAGACGGGGAGTGCGACGGGGACacctcgtccttga
- a CDS encoding Actin-related protein, ARP3 class: protein MANQTPAVVMDKQLTSGTGFSKLGFAGNDSPSFVFPTAIATKGPAGGAGGSGSGRPAVANKPSFLTGGAGPGGHLSAKRGTEDLDFFIGDEAIAASGGPGYGLHYPIRHGQIENWDHMERFWSNSIFKYLRVEPEDHYFLLTEPPLNPPENRENTAEIFFESFNCAGMYIAVQAVLALAASWTSSKVQDRSLTGTVIDSGDGVTHVIPVAEGYVIGSSIKSIPIAGRDITYFVQSLLRDRGEPDSSLKTAQEIKEEYCYVCPDIVKEFGKYDRDRTRFAQHVVSYPNGRQVAVDVGYERFLAPEIFFNPEIYSSDFLTPLPVVVDGVIQQSPIDVRRGLYKNIVLSGGSTLYKDFGRRLQRDIKQLVDARIRASEVRSGGARSGGLDVQVITHKRQRHGPWFGGSLLGQTPEFRSYCHTKAEYQEYGPSIVRRFALLGGPGGS, encoded by the exons atggccaaccaAACTCCCGCCGTTGTCATGGACAAGCAA CTCACCAGCGGCACGGGTTTCTCCAAGCTAG GTTTCGCCGGCAACGATTCTCCCTCCTTCGTCTTCCCGACCGCGATCGCAACCAAGGGGCCAGCTGGCGGAGCTGGTGGCTCCGGCTCAGGACGACCGGCCGTTGCGAACAAGCCTTCTTTCCTCACCGGAGGTGCTGGACCTGGCGGTCACTTGAGCGCAAAGAGAGGAACTGAGGATCTCGACTTCTTTATTGGTGATGAGGCGATTGCTGCCTCGGGCGGACCAG GATACGGCCTTCACTATCCCATCCGACACGGTCAAATAGAGAACTGG GACCACATGGAACGGTTCTGGTCCAACTCCATCTTCAAATACCTCCGAGTCGAGCCCGAAGACCACTACTTCCTCCTCACCGAGCCT CCCCTGAACCCTCCCGAGAACCGAGAGAACACCGCCGAGATCTTCTTCGAGTCGTTCAACTGTGCCGGCATGTACATCGCCGTCCAGGCCGTCCTCGCcctggctgcttcttggacaTCCTCCAAGGTCCAAGATCGATCGCTGACTGGAACGGTCATTGACTCCGGTGATGGTGTCACCCACGTTATCCCCGTGGCCGAGGGTTATGTCATTGGATCCTCGATCAAGTCGATCCCCATCGCCGGTCGAGACATCACCTACTTTGTGCAATCCCTGCTGCGAGACCGCGGCGAGCCCGACTCGTCTCTCAAGACTGCCCAGGAAATCAAGGAGGAATACTGCTATGTGTGCCCCGATATCGTCAAGGAGTTTGGCAAATACGACCGAGACCGCACCCGATTCGCCCAGCACGTCGTGTCGTACCCCAATGGCCGCCAGGTCGCCGTCGACGTCGGTTACGAGCGTTTCCTTGCCCCcgagatcttcttcaaccccgAGATCTACAGCTCCGATTTCCTGACTCCTCTCCCCgttgttgtcgatggtgtcATCCAGCAGTCGCCCATCGATGTTCGACGAGGCCTGTACAAGAACATTGTCCTTTCCGGTGGTAGCACGCTATACAAGGATTTCGGCCGACGATTACAGCGAGACATCAAGCAGCTGGTGGATGCCAGAATCCGAGCCAGCGAGGTCCGCAGCGGTGGTGCTCGAAGCGGTGGTCTGGACGTGCAGGTCATTACCCATAAGCGACAGCGACATGGTCCTTGGTTCGgtggcagccttcttggccagacACCTGAGTTCCGATCGTACTGCCATACCAAGGCAGAG TACCAAGAATATGGCCCTAGCATTGTGCGGAGATTTGCTCTGCTGGGTGGTCCCGGTGGTTCTTAG